Part of the Gammaproteobacteria bacterium genome is shown below.
CCGCTGTAAGCAACAAAACCGACGATGGGGGGAGAACTATTAGCGGGCATGACGAATCCGTGATTCGAGTCTGTTCAGATCATCGGGAGTGTTGATATTGGCAAATTGCTCCGCAGAGTGACTGCAATCGAGTTCGGCAAATCGCTGGGTTTGCAGCCAGCGGTAAACCGCAAACTCCTGGCGGCGTAATGCCTCCTCCATGCTGGCAACACAGCTTGTTTCCATTTGCATGCTTAACAATTGCAGGCGCTCTCCATCATGGGGAACGGCGATGGGGCATTGCTGGCGCAGGCGTTCAGCCGCCAAGCGGGAAAACAGGTCCAGCGGTAACAGCGGCGTGTCGCAGCTCACGATTTGAGTGACAGGGTGATTGATGTGTGGCGCACAACTGACTATGCCGGCCAGCGGCCCGGCGTAATTTTGATTGTTGTCAGCGATGATCGGTAAACCAAATTGCTGGTAGTGTTCGGGGTGATCGTTAGCGCTGATCAAAATTTGCGGAATATCTTTAGGAATGCGCTGCAGAACGTGTTGAATCAGCGGTGTACCGTTGAGAGGCAGCAGACTTTTGTTTTTTCCGCCCATGCGCGTGCTTTTGCCGCCGGCAAGTACGATAACGCAAAGGGACTGGTGAAACGCGAGTGTGTTGGGCATGGCAAATGAAAATCACTGTTTGCGTGCTGGAGTTAGTCTACGTTCTATCATGAGTGTCGCGTATCGGCAAATGTTCAGGAAATTTGTGCCGCATCGCGACCGCGTTGTTCATCGACGCGAGTTAGCAGCAATAATCCGCCGATAAAAAACAGGGTTGTGCACAGCAGCGCCAGTCGATGATCACCGTCGCTGAGATAGGTCAACACTCCGTAGCTGAGTGGGCCGATAATTGCCGCCAGTTTGGTTGCCAGTCCCCACAGACCAAAATATTCTCCACTGCGTGCAGCGGGCGAGAACATGCCGACCAATGCGCGTCCGGCACTTTGACTGGCCCCCAGCGCCAATCCAATCAAATTGGCGACGATCCAGAAGGTGAGGCGCTCACTGGAAAAGTACGCCAGCAGCATTGCTGCAATCCAAATCAGTAAGGTTAAAATCAGAGTTCGCTTGGAACCGATGCGATCCTGTACGCGACCAAAAATAAAGGCACCGATTGCTGCAGTAATGTTGACGACCAGGATGAGCAAAATCGTATCCTGGGTTTGAAAGCCCATGACTTCCTGGGCGTAAATGGCGGCGAGCACGATGACGGTGTTGATGCCTGCAGTGAAAACCGTGAGTGCGATCAGAAAGCGAAACAGGTCCTGATGTTGGCGTGCGTGCGTTAAGGTGTGTCGCAGGCGTTGATAACCTGTAGCTACATAGTCTCTGGCGCGAAGCTTTTGCTGCGCTGTTGCACGCTCTTTTAGCCACAGCAGTGTGGGGCTGGCGGCCAAGGCAAAGGCGGCGGCAACAATGAGCATGGTGACGGGCACAAATTGCTCTGCGCTGTCGCCCCGCGCCTGCGCAAGGTTGACGTAGTACAAACACACGCCTAGCACCAACAGGCCGCCGACATATCCCAGGGTCCAGCCAAAGGCTGAGATTCTGCCCATGTGATCTGCAGGAGAAATTTCCGGTAAAAATGCCGCGACCAGATTTTCTCCAGAGGCAAACATGAACGTGGCGAAAATAATCAGGCCGATTGCCAGCGCGATGTTACCTTCACCACACAAAGACAGCAGCGCGGTAAAGAGCACACAGCCCAAGGTGGAAAATGCCAGGAAGCGTTTTTTATTGGCGCTGTAATCGGCAATGGCGCCAATGATGGGAGCGCTGAGCAGCACCAGCAAATTGGCGCAGGCGATGGCCAGCGTCCATAATAAGGTGGCAGTGCCGTTGCTGTGCTGGCCAGCGATGACGCCAACAAAATAACTATTAAATATGGCGGTAAGTACCACGGTGGCGTAGCCTGAATTGGCAAAATCGTACATTGCCCAGGCGATAATTTCTTTTTTGGGAGCCATTCTGGTAGTCTGCGCGTTCATCTTAACCATTGATTATTAGTGAGTTTTGACTCATTCTAACACGCCTTAAGAGGCTATAAATATTCCCCCTTTAATATTGGCGTCTCTCGAACAGGAATCAGGAACCCCTTAATGATGTCCACGTATTTGTTCAATTTCTTTCGCCTGTCCCTCGTGTTGGCAGCCGGTTTAAGTATCAGCTCTCTGACTTCGACAGCCTTGGCTGGGGCGACAGCGCCCGGCTCAGCTTTCAGCGATAGCGCAACTGCCGGTGGCGCCCAAGGTGGCGACGCCCGTGGTCAGTATTTGCTGGCCAAAAA
Proteins encoded:
- the mobA gene encoding molybdenum cofactor guanylyltransferase — protein: MPNTLAFHQSLCVIVLAGGKSTRMGGKNKSLLPLNGTPLIQHVLQRIPKDIPQILISANDHPEHYQQFGLPIIADNNQNYAGPLAGIVSCAPHINHPVTQIVSCDTPLLPLDLFSRLAAERLRQQCPIAVPHDGERLQLLSMQMETSCVASMEEALRRQEFAVYRWLQTQRFAELDCSHSAEQFANINTPDDLNRLESRIRHAR
- a CDS encoding MFS transporter, with the protein product MAPKKEIIAWAMYDFANSGYATVVLTAIFNSYFVGVIAGQHSNGTATLLWTLAIACANLLVLLSAPIIGAIADYSANKKRFLAFSTLGCVLFTALLSLCGEGNIALAIGLIIFATFMFASGENLVAAFLPEISPADHMGRISAFGWTLGYVGGLLVLGVCLYYVNLAQARGDSAEQFVPVTMLIVAAAFALAASPTLLWLKERATAQQKLRARDYVATGYQRLRHTLTHARQHQDLFRFLIALTVFTAGINTVIVLAAIYAQEVMGFQTQDTILLILVVNITAAIGAFIFGRVQDRIGSKRTLILTLLIWIAAMLLAYFSSERLTFWIVANLIGLALGASQSAGRALVGMFSPAARSGEYFGLWGLATKLAAIIGPLSYGVLTYLSDGDHRLALLCTTLFFIGGLLLLTRVDEQRGRDAAQIS